The following are from one region of the Ischnura elegans chromosome X, ioIscEleg1.1, whole genome shotgun sequence genome:
- the LOC124170570 gene encoding uncharacterized protein LOC124170570: protein MFQRSSDYNRTIGEALASTGTEWRFNPPTAPHFGGIREAAVKSTKHHIRRVIGDTNLTFEELFTLLCQVEACLNSRPLIPLTDDPTDNKALTPADFLIHSASFIIPEPSLIDETIPVLKRWKIVQQMLQHFWQRWSREYLQSLQQRQKWTHRTSNINIGDLVILRCENTPPAQWPLARIIHVYPGDDGLVRVLKVKFNNSVMIRPLSKLIILNNVSNQSSQ, encoded by the coding sequence ATGTTCCAGAGGTCATCTGACTACAACCGCACCATTGGAGAGGCTTTGGCGTCTACCGGGACGGAGTGGCGCTTCAACCCTCCTACGGCTCCTCACTTCGGTGGAATTCGGGAGGCAGCCGTCAAATCCACTAAACATCACATCAGACGGGTCATCGGAGATACAAATCTGACCTTCGAGGAGCTTTTCACATTGCTCTGTCAAGTTGAAGCCTGTTTAAATTCCCGCCCCCTTATTCCCCTAACAGATGATCCAACTGATAACAAAGCTTTAACTCCTGCAGATTTTCTAATTCATTCTGCATCTTTTATCATTCCAGAGCCTTCACTAATCGATGAAACTATACCTGTTTTAAAACGCTGGAAAATAGTTCAACAGATGCTCCAGCATTTCTGGCAAAGGTGGTCAAGGGAGTACCTGCAATCGCTCCAGCAGCGACAGAAATGGACTCACCGGACATCAAACATCAACATTGGTGACCTGGTGATTCTTCGTTGTGAGAACACTCCTCCAGCGCAATGGCCTCTTGCCAGGATAATACATGTGTACCCTGGTGATGATGGACTAGTGAGGGTACTGAAAGTGAAATTCAATAATTCAGTAATGATAAGACCGCTGTCAAAACTCATTATCTTGAATAATGTTTCTAATCAATCATCGCAGTGA
- the LOC124170572 gene encoding uncharacterized protein LOC124170572, whose translation MIDRFSRWPTAEPLADITAESVCRGFILGWVAHNGCPKRLTCDRGRQFESGLFKKLCATLGIALQPTTSYHPQADGMLERWHRPLKTALMAHSSESWIDALPMVLLGLRTTWRENLNTSPAELLYGEQLRLPGDFFTDSPANLDSAYLVSRLRAHMSEVRPTPATHHSNSRKIFVHKALATKPYVLLRQDAVQTAFQPPYLGPYPVITRSEKTFTININGKPTVVSIDRLKPAHILQSDDFQERTSRPSEPTSGKPSSAPSTGTSPSPADTSAAPPPTTRSGRTLCSPVRYHASCLSTGGVVWRPHLLPRRHTARPEAT comes from the coding sequence ATGATCGACCGCTTTTCACGTTGGCCGACAGCAGAGCCTCTCGCCGACATCACTGCAGAATCCGTCTGCCGAGGTTTTATCCTAGGTTGGGTCGCCCACAACGGTTGTCCAAAACGCCTCACCTGCGATCGAGGACGCCAGTTCGAATCAGGACTCTTCAAAAAGCTCTGCGCCACCCTGGGCATTGCTCTTCAGCCTACCACAAGCTACCATCCTCAGGCCGATGGAATGCTAGAACGTTGGCACCGCCCTCTCAAGACAGCACTGATGGCACATTCCTCAGAGTCCTGGATCGACGCACTGCCCATGGTTCTCCTCGGACTCCGCACCACCTGGCGCGAAAACCTGAATACTTCACCAGCGGAACTCCTCTATGGAGAGCAACTACGTCTCCCGGGCGATTTCTTCACCGACTCTCCAGCAAACCTCGATTCTGCATATCTAGTCTCTCGACTGCGTGCTCACATGTCAGAAGTAAGACCAACTCCTGCGACTCATCATTCCAACAGCCGGAAAATCTTTGTTCACAAAGCTCTGGCCACGAAGCCGTACGTCTTGCTGCGACAAGACGCAGTTCAGACGGCCTTCCAGCCACCATATCTAGGGCCATATCCAGTCATCACCCGCAGCGAGAAAACATTCACCATCAACATCAACGGGAAACCAACAGTCGTCTCCATCGACCGACTTAAGCCTGCGCACATTCTCCAGTCCGACGATTTTCAAGAAAGGACATCGAGACCTTCTGAACCGACCTCCGGAAAACCATCTTCCGCGCCATCGACCGGGACGTCGCCTTCGCCCGCGGATACCTCTGCCGCCCCCCCTCCAACGACGCGCTCGGGTCGGACTCTTTGTTCACCTGTACGCTACCACGCCAGCTGTCTTTCCACGGGGGGAGTagtgtggcggccgcacctcctgcctcgccgccacaccgctcgCCCGGAGGCAACATAA